The Carassius gibelio isolate Cgi1373 ecotype wild population from Czech Republic chromosome B9, carGib1.2-hapl.c, whole genome shotgun sequence genome includes a region encoding these proteins:
- the LOC127964419 gene encoding uncharacterized protein LOC127964419, whose translation MAALKGLILLCLLHLCVQSIQDDVNTAALANMIQYFDEHVQPTTKPDVQFAIAIFVPQSQCTDAQSDIRTVFSEQEANHVRTVLTNGQKCVLCTNSQNVIAARPVQKPQEHAEHILLYPLGSSPMDKLLEKTDQNSCIVFYSYNSPCVTKCIQSADNILDGLSNWKNKRKDAMNVFVFEKIWQKDAWRKDMAKDLLLIHDQVPLFRCNNTNGMECQNCVERNTRNVIPFCLPKKKSILLYFQKMLFSMIKHWRVNE comes from the exons ATG GCTGCACTGAAGGGTCTCATCCTCCTCTGCCTGCTTCATCTGTGTGTTCAAAGCATTCAGGATGACGTGAACACTGCCGCTCTTGCTAATATGATTCAATATTTTGATGAGCA TGTCCAGCCAACAACCAAGCCTGATGTTCAATTTGCAATAGCGATTTTTGTCCCACAATCTCAATGTACAGATGCACAATCTGATATCAGGACTGTGTTCAGCGAGCAAGAGGCAAACCATGTGAGAACCGTTCTCACTAATGGACAGAAATGTGTACTCTGCACAAATTCACAAAACGTCATTGCTGCACGGCCAGTGCAAAAACCACAGGAACATGCTGAGCATATTCTGCTTTATCCTCTTGGTAGTTCTCCCATGGATAAACTTCTAGAGAAGACAGACCAGAATAGCTGTATAGTTTTCTATTCGTACAACTCACCTTGTGTGACAAAATGCATTCAGAGTGCTGACAATATTTTGGATGGCCTTTCGAACTGGAAAAATAAACGAAAAGATGCaatgaatgtttttgtctttGAAAAGATCTGGCAGAAAGATGCCTGGAGGAAGGACATGGCAAAAGATCTTCTATTGATTCACGACCAAGTGCCTCTTTTTCGGTGTAACAACACTAATGGCATGGAATGTCAGAATTGTGTGGAAAGAAACACTAGGAACGTGATTCCTTTTTGTCTGCCtaaaaagaaatcaatacttttgtaTTTCCAGAAAATGCTTTTCTCAATGATCAAACACTGGCGTGTTAATGAATGA